Below is a window of Planctomycetes bacterium MalM25 DNA.
TCAAGTTCGACGGCAAGGACCTCTTCCCCGCACCGCAGCGTCGCGGCGACCCGTCGGTCTCCGGCACGCTCAACAGCCAGCTGCGGGCCGAGAGCGAGATCGAACAACGCGAGTCCTTGACCTTCGCGATGGCGGTCAAGGTCGTCGACATCCGCCCGAACGGCAACCTCGTGCTGGAGGGGCGGTCGGAGGTTCAGAACAACGAAGAGATCTGGATGGTCTACCTGTCGGGCGAGGTCGCTCGCCAGCAGATCGGGCCCGACTGGACCGTCCGCGACACGTCGCTCGCGAACAAGCGGATCAAGAAGTACGAGGTCGGCGCCGTCCACGACGGCTACGCCCGCGGTTGGCTCAACCAGTGGTACGGCAAGTACAAGCCCTTCTGAGGCCGTGCTCAACGGAGACAGAACCATGCATCACCAAGCACTCATCCTGCTGGCCCTCGTCGTCTCGCTCTGCTCGGGAGCCGAGGCCTGGGCGCAGGGCAAGACCCGTTTGGCGAACATCTCTCGCTTGAAGGGCCAGGAAGAGAACGTCCTGCGGGGCGTCGGCCTGGTGATCGGCCTCAACGGAACCGGCGAGGCCAACGACCCGGCGACGATGCGGGCGCTCAGCCGCGTGCTGGAGCTGATGGGCAACCCGGTTACCGCGACCGGCCGCTTCGACGAGGACGCGCAGCAGGCGCTGCGGAACGTGAAGAACGTCGCGCTCGTCATGGTGACCGCCACCGTACCGCCGACCGGCTCGCGGAGCGGTGACAAGATCAACTGCACGGTCAGCGCCCTGAACGGCAAGAGCCTCGAAGGGGGCCAGCTCGTCTCCGCGGCGCTGCAAGGCCCCAACACGCAGGACGCGAGCGTCTTCGCGTTGTGTGAGGGATCGGTGCAGATCTCCAACCCGACACAGCCGATGGTGGGGGTGATTCACCAAGGGTGTCAACTCACCCGCGATGTGACGACCCCGTTCGTTTCGGAGGACGGGTGGGTCACGATCGTGCTCGATCCGAACCACGCCGATTTTCATGTCTCCGAGGCGGTCGCCGACCAGATCGCCACGCGGTACCTCGACGACTTCTTGCCCAGCAAGATGCGCTTGGAGTACGAGGAAGTCCGCGAGCGTTTCGTTCACCCGGTCGATGCGGCCAACATCCGCGTGAAAGTGCCGGACAAGTTCTTGAACGACACGGTGGCGTTCGTCTCGCAGCTGATGGACGAGTCGATCTACGGCGCCGAGCCCGAGGCGCGTGTCGTTTGCAACACGCGGACCGGATCGGTCGTGATCTCCGGGGACGTAGAGATCGGTGACGTCGCCTTCACGCACAGCAACCTCACGATCGACACCGGCCAGTCCGCCGGCTTCTTGCCGCTCGCTCCGGACGAAACGCAACGGCCGAAGCTCGATCGTCTGGTGAAGTCCTTGAAGAACCTGAGGGTCCCTGGCCAGGACGTGATCGAGATCATCCGGAGCATCGATCGCCTCGGGAAGCTGCACGCCAAGCTGATCATCCTCTGAACGCCTCTCTCGGTACGAACCCATGATTAGCCCGGTCAACCCAACCCAAGCCTCCGACCTGTCGCCGGTGTCGAAGCCCGCGTCGCTGCAAGGCGCGCCGGCGACGCGTGGCGAGTCGGCCGTCGCTCAGGCACGCGAGTTGAAAGAGGCGTTCGGCCAGTTCGTCGGTGAGACGTTCTTCAGCCAGATGCTCAAGTCGATGCGATCGACGGTCAACGAACCGGCCTACTTTCACGGCGGGCACGCCGAGGAGCAGTTCCAAGCGCGGCTGGACCAACAGGTCTCGCAGGACCTGGCGGCTTCGGGTGGGGAATTCGCTGAGGACCTCTTCGAGTCGTCGTTTCCCCGCGAAGCGGCCTTGCTGAAACGAAACGAAACGAACACCGGCTCCGTCGAGTCGCCCCTCGCGGCGCTCGATATGCTACGCCGCCGCTGAGTTGCCGCCCCGATCGTGACACCGTCTCCCCTCAATCGCCCACGCGACATGAACCCGACCGCCAACGAAGCCACGACGGCCGCCGCGACGCCCGAGTCGATCGACGGCTGGGAAGCCCCGCTGACCGAGCTGCTCACCGACCTGTCGCAGACGCAGACCGAGCTGCTCGAAGTGCTCGGCCGCAAACGCGATCTGCTGGTCGCCGGCGACCGGGAGGGGCTCGCCGCCATCGGCCCGGAGGAGGATCGCCTCGCCGGCCGGCTGGCCGAGTGCCAGCAGCGCCGGCAGGGCATGCTCGACGCGGCGGAAGAGCGAGGCTTGCCGCACGGCAACCTCCGCTCGCTAGCCGAGGCGATGCCGGACGGCGCCCGCCGGGCGCTGCGTCCGCAGATCCGCGAGGCGCGTTCGCGGGCGCGGCTCCTGCAGCACCAGAGCCTCACGAACTGGGTGCTGGTCCAACGGACGCTGCTGCACCTGTCTCAAATGATCGAGATTGTCGCCACTGGGGGTCAGAAACCGCCGACTTACGAGAAGAGCGGGCAGTCCGCCTCGGGCGGGGTGCTGATGGACCGCGCCGTCTGATCGAACCCCCGTGCCCAGCTAGCACGCCAGCATCTCTCACGCGGCAGGAGGCCGCGTCGTCTCGACGCCATGTCACTCTTCGGGTCGCTACAAACGGCGAGCAACACGCTTCAGGCCATGCAGATTGGCCTGCAAGTGGTGAGCAACAATATCGCCAACGCGAACACCGAAGGGTTCATCCGCGAGCAGGTGAACTACGCACCGGCGCCGGTGCAGAAGAAGGGGCGATTGAACATCGGCCTCGGCGTGATGGTCGACAGCATCACGCAGAAGGTCGATGATTTTCTCGGCGAGCAGCTCCGCGACGCGACCGGTGATCGCGTCAGCGCCGAGCTGCAGAACGACGCCTACAAGGACCTCGAGCAGCTGCTCGGCGAGCTGTCCGACAACGACCTGAGCTCGGCGCTGACCGGCTTCTTCGGCAGCCTGCAAGACACGACCAACGCCGTCGCGGGCGACGCCCTCTCGGTGCGCAACTTGGCGGTCCTGGAGGGCCGGCAGTTGACGTCCGAGATCCGTCGGATCGAGGACCGCGCCCGCGAGCTGCGCAACAGCTACGACGACCGCATCGCCGAGTCCGTCGGGCAGATCAATAGCCTCGCGGACGAGATCACCAAGCTCAACATCCGCATCACCCAAACCGAAGGGGGCTCGGCCGGATCGAGCGACGCCGGCGCCCTCCGCAGCGCCCGCAACGAGGCGGTCAACAAGCTGTCCGAGCTGGTGGGCGTGACGGTCGAGGAGCAGCCGAGCGGCGGGCTCGCGATCGCGGTGGGAGGAGAGTTTCTCGTGTTCGAGGGGCAACGCCGAGAGCTTTCTCTCGAGACGGCCGACCCGGACCTCGAAGCGGCCTCGCAGCTCGTCTTCGCCGATACGGGCAAGGCGATCGAACCCAGCAGCGGAAGCATCCACGGTTACACCGTCGCACGCGACGAGATCGTTGACGGCTTCCGCGACAACCTCGACGAGTTCGCCCAGACGCTGATCTTCGAGTTCAACAAGGTCTACTCGCAGGGGCAGGGGCTCGACGGCTTCCAGTCGTTAACCAGCTACGCGGGCGTCGACGACCCGAACGTGCCCCTCGCCGCGTCAGGACTGCCGTTCCCGATTGAGAACGGCGAGTTTAAGATCACGCTGCACAACGACAGCGGATCGGTCGAGACCACGACGATCTCCGTGAAGTCGCTCAACGAGGGCGGGGGCGACGACGCCACGCTCTCGACCGTCCGACAGCAGCTCGACGCCATCGACGGCCTGAACGCCTCGATCGGGGCCGATGGCCGTCTGTCGATCTCTGCCGACGCCTCGGATTCGCAGTTCGTTTTCTCGGACGACACCAGCGGTTTCCTCGCGGCGATCGGGCTCAACACGTTCTTCACGGGCGACGGATCGCTCGACATCAACGTGAACTCTGAGCTCGACGGCATCCAGAACGCCGGCAAGCTCGCGCTGCGTCGGACCGACCCGACGAAGGAGACCGCCGGCCCCGGCGGAACGCAGGAGAACGCGGTGTTGCTTGCGGGCTTGCTCGACGAGCCGCTCGATTCGTTGGACGGCGCCTCGATCATCGAACGCTACGACCAAGTGGTGAACGACCTGGCTCAGAACTCGACCGTCGCCGGTTCGGTGCTCGACGGCCTCGGTGTCTTCGAGTCGACCCTCGCCAACGAGTTCCAGGCCATCAGCGGCGTGAACATCGACGAGGAGGCGATCGACATGATCTCGCTGCAGCGGATCTACCAAGCGACCGCCCGGGTGATCTCTACGATCCAAGAGATGCTCGACACCTTGGTGAATCTCTGACCCCTCGCCCCCCGCCTCGACCCGCCCTAACGCCACACCCCCGACCCGCCCGTGGCCACGATTCAGCCCATCGCAACCAGCCGCGTGACCGACGCCATGACGCGCGGCCGGCTGACTGCGCAGATCCAGAACGACCAGCGCGAGCTGTTCCGTCTTCAGAACCAGCTCAGCACCGGCTTTCGCATCTTCCTGCCGAGCGACGACGCCTCCGCCGCGCAGCGGGCGATGGCGTTGCAGCGGACGCTGGAGCGCAAGGAGCAGGCCTTCACCAACATCAACGGCGCGGTCGCTTCCCTGGCCACGACCGAGTCGGCGCTGTCCGGGGTGGGGACCAGCCTCA
It encodes the following:
- a CDS encoding flagellar basal body L-ring protein — protein: MIRTMTLAATLLTAACAAAQEGSLIYSPVRQPQPGATVMNNSAWIYQALPPEAMSRPLEKESIVTVLVDYRSVMLSEGSGESIKTGSFSAVLSDWIKFDGKDLFPAPQRRGDPSVSGTLNSQLRAESEIEQRESLTFAMAVKVVDIRPNGNLVLEGRSEVQNNEEIWMVYLSGEVARQQIGPDWTVRDTSLANKRIKKYEVGAVHDGYARGWLNQWYGKYKPF
- the flgI gene encoding Flagellar P-ring protein precursor, with amino-acid sequence MHHQALILLALVVSLCSGAEAWAQGKTRLANISRLKGQEENVLRGVGLVIGLNGTGEANDPATMRALSRVLELMGNPVTATGRFDEDAQQALRNVKNVALVMVTATVPPTGSRSGDKINCTVSALNGKSLEGGQLVSAALQGPNTQDASVFALCEGSVQISNPTQPMVGVIHQGCQLTRDVTTPFVSEDGWVTIVLDPNHADFHVSEAVADQIATRYLDDFLPSKMRLEYEEVRERFVHPVDAANIRVKVPDKFLNDTVAFVSQLMDESIYGAEPEARVVCNTRTGSVVISGDVEIGDVAFTHSNLTIDTGQSAGFLPLAPDETQRPKLDRLVKSLKNLRVPGQDVIEIIRSIDRLGKLHAKLIIL
- a CDS encoding flagellar rod assembly protein/muramidase FlgJ, whose protein sequence is MISPVNPTQASDLSPVSKPASLQGAPATRGESAVAQARELKEAFGQFVGETFFSQMLKSMRSTVNEPAYFHGGHAEEQFQARLDQQVSQDLAASGGEFAEDLFESSFPREAALLKRNETNTGSVESPLAALDMLRRR
- a CDS encoding FlgN protein yields the protein MNPTANEATTAAATPESIDGWEAPLTELLTDLSQTQTELLEVLGRKRDLLVAGDREGLAAIGPEEDRLAGRLAECQQRRQGMLDAAEERGLPHGNLRSLAEAMPDGARRALRPQIREARSRARLLQHQSLTNWVLVQRTLLHLSQMIEIVATGGQKPPTYEKSGQSASGGVLMDRAV
- the flgK gene encoding Flagellar hook-associated protein 1, with protein sequence MSLFGSLQTASNTLQAMQIGLQVVSNNIANANTEGFIREQVNYAPAPVQKKGRLNIGLGVMVDSITQKVDDFLGEQLRDATGDRVSAELQNDAYKDLEQLLGELSDNDLSSALTGFFGSLQDTTNAVAGDALSVRNLAVLEGRQLTSEIRRIEDRARELRNSYDDRIAESVGQINSLADEITKLNIRITQTEGGSAGSSDAGALRSARNEAVNKLSELVGVTVEEQPSGGLAIAVGGEFLVFEGQRRELSLETADPDLEAASQLVFADTGKAIEPSSGSIHGYTVARDEIVDGFRDNLDEFAQTLIFEFNKVYSQGQGLDGFQSLTSYAGVDDPNVPLAASGLPFPIENGEFKITLHNDSGSVETTTISVKSLNEGGGDDATLSTVRQQLDAIDGLNASIGADGRLSISADASDSQFVFSDDTSGFLAAIGLNTFFTGDGSLDINVNSELDGIQNAGKLALRRTDPTKETAGPGGTQENAVLLAGLLDEPLDSLDGASIIERYDQVVNDLAQNSTVAGSVLDGLGVFESTLANEFQAISGVNIDEEAIDMISLQRIYQATARVISTIQEMLDTLVNL